A genome region from Natranaeroarchaeum sulfidigenes includes the following:
- a CDS encoding metal-dependent hydrolase: MWPWGHLAVGYLLYTLYTRTRYGHRPLAVATIFLVVGTQFPDLIDKPLSWTFGILPTGRTLAHSFLFAVPVSLAVYETCRRHHRLQAEWGIAFAIGNLSHVIVDAVPAFLWGDPAEARFLLWPLLSVPGYEEGETPSVIDAFLTLDLSNYLLFEFGLFGITIIVWWFDGRPGLSYSRSKLRSFVSGTSASSS, translated from the coding sequence ATGTGGCCCTGGGGACATCTCGCGGTTGGGTACCTCCTGTATACGCTCTACACGCGCACTCGATACGGACACCGACCACTGGCTGTTGCGACGATATTCCTCGTCGTCGGCACACAGTTTCCCGACCTGATTGACAAGCCGCTGTCGTGGACGTTTGGGATCCTCCCAACTGGGCGAACTCTCGCCCACTCTTTTCTGTTTGCCGTTCCGGTCAGCCTCGCGGTCTACGAGACCTGTCGGCGTCACCACCGGCTCCAAGCGGAGTGGGGCATCGCGTTCGCGATTGGAAACCTCTCGCACGTGATTGTCGACGCCGTACCCGCGTTCCTGTGGGGCGACCCAGCCGAGGCACGTTTTCTGTTGTGGCCCCTGCTTTCTGTCCCTGGTTACGAGGAGGGGGAGACTCCATCGGTCATCGACGCATTCCTCACGCTGGATCTGTCGAACTACTTGCTGTTCGAGTTCGGCCTGTTCGGGATCACCATCATTGTCTGGTGGTTTGATGGCCGTCCGGGCCTGTCCTACTCCCGCAGCAAACTCCGGAGCTTTGTCTCTGGAACGTCCGCAAGCAGCAGCTAG
- the glmU gene encoding bifunctional sugar-1-phosphate nucleotidylyltransferase/acetyltransferase produces the protein MDAVIIAAGEGTRMRPLTRGCPKPLLPLGESTLIEQTMARCVDVVDRFVVVVGYMGETVKDRLGAEYAGIPIEYVTQEEALGTAHAIGCAREAVSDRFLVINGDVVINETLPRQLAADDGATVAVQPVANPSSYGVVEIEGGEVTSLVEKPDDPPSNLINTGIYAFEPSIFEYIDQTEKSPRGEYEITEAIELLMADDQSVTAVEYDGPWLDVGRPWELLNANEAVLDGLDGRIDGTVEDGATLQGEVVVESGARIRSGAYVEGPVVIRSGADVGPNAYVRGSTVIGEDVRVGNAVEVKNSVLMAGTAAGHLSYIGDSVLGQDVNFGAGTKVANLRHDDSAVRMLVKGEQIDTGRRKLGVVVGDRTKTGINTSLNAGVKLGVETATMPGESVLHDRTN, from the coding sequence ATGGACGCTGTCATTATCGCTGCAGGCGAGGGGACCCGGATGCGCCCGCTTACGCGTGGGTGCCCGAAACCGTTGTTGCCACTGGGCGAATCGACCCTCATCGAGCAGACAATGGCTCGGTGTGTGGATGTCGTCGATCGGTTCGTTGTCGTCGTCGGCTACATGGGTGAGACGGTCAAGGACCGGCTGGGAGCGGAGTACGCGGGGATCCCGATCGAGTACGTCACACAGGAAGAGGCGCTCGGGACCGCCCACGCGATCGGCTGTGCACGGGAGGCAGTCAGTGATCGATTCCTCGTGATCAACGGCGACGTCGTCATCAACGAGACACTGCCCCGACAGCTTGCCGCGGACGATGGTGCGACGGTCGCCGTCCAGCCAGTTGCAAATCCGAGTTCCTACGGCGTGGTCGAGATCGAAGGTGGCGAAGTGACGAGCCTCGTCGAGAAGCCGGACGATCCGCCATCGAATCTAATCAACACAGGCATCTACGCGTTCGAGCCGTCGATCTTCGAGTATATTGATCAGACAGAAAAGAGCCCGCGTGGGGAGTACGAGATCACCGAAGCGATCGAGTTATTGATGGCCGATGACCAGTCGGTCACGGCCGTCGAATACGACGGTCCGTGGCTCGATGTCGGACGCCCGTGGGAGCTGCTGAATGCCAACGAGGCTGTGCTGGACGGGCTGGACGGTCGAATTGACGGGACCGTCGAGGACGGCGCGACCCTGCAGGGCGAGGTCGTCGTCGAATCCGGCGCGCGGATTCGCTCGGGTGCATACGTCGAAGGCCCCGTAGTGATCCGCTCGGGGGCTGATGTTGGACCGAACGCCTACGTTCGCGGCTCCACGGTGATCGGCGAGGACGTCCGGGTTGGCAACGCCGTCGAGGTGAAAAACTCCGTCCTGATGGCTGGCACCGCAGCGGGCCATCTCTCGTATATTGGCGACTCGGTGCTCGGGCAGGACGTCAACTTCGGCGCTGGAACGAAGGTTGCGAACCTCCGCCACGACGATAGCGCTGTCCGGATGCTGGTGAAAGGCGAACAGATCGACACTGGCCGGCGCAAACTCGGCGTCGTCGTCGGTGACCGAACGAAAACGGGGATCAACACGAGCCTGAACGCTGGCGTAAAGCTGGGTGTCGAGACGGCAACGATGCCCGGAGAGTCAGTACTGCACGATCGGACGAACTAG
- the glmM gene encoding phosphoglucosamine mutase yields the protein MFGTSGVRGEFGTDVTVDLAVAIGRALVADGAERIVVGRDPRTTGPLLADALSAGVRESGGNVTDCGMVATPTLARAVAWRDADAGVMITASHNPPTDNGIKLWTPSGMAFDEERRERIEALVEADGYDPADWDAVGEVSEWDGATVRHHEAIVDAVAPIEDLSVVVDVGNGAGGVTAGVLRELDCSVETLNGEPDGHFPSRPSEPTEAACETLQAHVAATDAELGIAHDGDADRMMAVDETGQFIVGDALLALFGRRAAGEGDVVAAPLNTSLAVDDTLAEVGASLTRTRVGDVFVAERAREDDVVFGGEPSGAWIWPDETLAPDGPLAAAKLATLVDREGPLSALVEELPNYPLRRESIAVDAKREIMKRVAARAQEEYESVETLDGVRVEREDGWFLVRASGTQPLVRVTAEGRTEATTTELYEEARALVEDAIKE from the coding sequence ATGTTCGGCACAAGTGGCGTTCGCGGGGAGTTCGGAACGGACGTGACGGTCGATCTGGCGGTAGCTATCGGACGCGCACTCGTCGCGGATGGCGCAGAACGGATCGTCGTCGGTCGGGATCCGCGAACGACGGGTCCGCTCCTCGCCGACGCGCTGTCGGCTGGCGTCCGCGAGTCCGGTGGGAATGTCACTGACTGTGGGATGGTCGCCACCCCAACCCTTGCGCGGGCGGTGGCCTGGCGTGACGCCGATGCGGGCGTGATGATCACCGCCTCGCATAACCCGCCCACGGATAACGGGATCAAACTCTGGACGCCCTCGGGCATGGCCTTCGACGAGGAACGACGGGAGCGTATTGAGGCGCTCGTCGAGGCCGACGGGTACGATCCCGCGGACTGGGATGCCGTAGGGGAAGTGAGCGAGTGGGACGGCGCGACGGTTCGCCATCACGAAGCCATCGTCGATGCGGTCGCCCCGATCGAGGACCTCTCGGTCGTCGTGGACGTCGGCAACGGTGCAGGCGGCGTCACGGCGGGCGTCCTCCGCGAGCTAGACTGCTCGGTCGAGACACTCAACGGCGAGCCGGACGGCCACTTCCCCAGTCGGCCGAGCGAACCCACGGAGGCGGCCTGCGAGACGCTGCAGGCACACGTCGCCGCAACCGACGCCGAGCTGGGGATCGCCCACGATGGCGACGCCGATCGGATGATGGCGGTTGACGAGACCGGCCAGTTCATCGTTGGTGACGCCCTCCTTGCCCTGTTCGGTCGCCGGGCGGCAGGCGAGGGCGACGTCGTGGCTGCCCCGCTGAACACCAGCCTCGCGGTAGACGACACGCTCGCCGAGGTCGGTGCGTCGCTCACGCGCACACGCGTAGGTGACGTGTTCGTCGCAGAGCGAGCCCGCGAGGACGACGTGGTGTTCGGCGGGGAGCCAAGCGGTGCCTGGATCTGGCCCGACGAAACGCTGGCTCCGGATGGTCCGCTCGCCGCAGCGAAGCTCGCCACCCTGGTCGACCGGGAGGGGCCCCTGTCGGCGCTGGTCGAGGAGCTTCCGAACTACCCGCTTCGCCGGGAGAGCATCGCAGTCGACGCCAAACGCGAGATCATGAAACGGGTCGCCGCGCGTGCACAGGAGGAGTACGAGTCCGTCGAAACGCTCGACGGCGTCCGGGTCGAGCGCGAGGATGGCTGGTTTCTCGTGCGCGCCAGTGGGACCCAGCCGCTGGTTCGGGTGACTGCGGAGGGTCGAACTGAGGCCACGACGACGGAGCTGTACGAGGAAGCGCGAGCGCTGGTCGAGGACGCAATTAAGGAGTAG
- a CDS encoding TetR/AcrR family transcriptional regulator gives MAEDPFADAATTQEEILGATYRALCTDGYADITIKSIGEQFEKSPSLIYRHYEGKDDLVRSCLEYLLEGFESQQTSGELENPQEQLEEFVTSMLSTELDDEERQFMATLVALRARGVTNEEYRKLFTRSDTILRSHLVSIIQSGINTGEFQECDPESVAETLLSILSGVSTRQATSMSDEWVIDVHSEVEEYLTLRVYAE, from the coding sequence ATGGCTGAAGATCCGTTTGCGGACGCGGCGACGACACAAGAGGAGATCCTTGGGGCAACGTACAGGGCACTGTGTACTGACGGCTACGCCGATATCACCATCAAATCGATCGGTGAACAGTTCGAGAAGAGCCCGTCGCTTATCTACCGGCATTACGAGGGAAAAGACGACCTCGTGCGAAGCTGTCTGGAGTACCTACTGGAGGGCTTCGAGAGTCAACAGACCAGTGGTGAGCTCGAAAACCCCCAGGAGCAACTCGAGGAGTTCGTTACGTCCATGCTCTCCACGGAGCTCGACGACGAAGAGCGCCAGTTCATGGCGACACTCGTTGCCCTCCGGGCTCGGGGTGTTACCAACGAGGAGTATCGAAAGCTGTTCACACGCAGTGATACGATCCTCCGATCACATCTCGTGTCAATCATCCAGTCCGGAATCAACACAGGGGAGTTCCAGGAGTGTGACCCGGAAAGCGTCGCAGAAACACTTCTCTCTATTCTCTCCGGCGTCTCGACCCGACAGGCCACATCCATGTCGGATGAGTGGGTCATCGATGTCCACTCTGAGGTCGAGGAATACCTGACGCTGCGTGTCTACGCTGAGTGA
- a CDS encoding COG1361 S-layer family protein has translation MKADRRTAVAVAALVVVLAAVTIAVPAVLAQQSAPDSSSGELTRGEPDLDAFLPEPELNAGTEESIEIQLQNRGDLDTGTQSERVTTARGLSVEVVDEGPFDVKSGQSSLGSLPEGESISATQRIEAPDDLDPGEYEITVEADYAYTWQVSDNSGTRSDRTNSERFDLTIVVPDEPRFDISNVDTDVQPGGDGPATLTVENVGAQAANATQATISGGGGITVDGGTAEELLGDLEPDESASVTVDVEIPQTTSGGEKPIQLDLSYRDGAGIERQAGPETASLAPAAEQRFAIDTIEDTLSVGYDGEVTGNITNEGPRNVDDAVLIVEPQSESLFIEDTRYALPELDAGETTSFRYPTDVSGQADEGPRQLQFTVEYGSGDRSTGQDGPISQRVVVDPRTDEFSLDGVETTVRQGETADLIIEITNQRPETLSNIDAALYTDSPLESEDDEAFVPSLAPDESAEIRFDMTAAENAQVQTYPVELDFQYDTERGDTTVSDTYQFPVDVEEGVEDDDGGLLALLFPIGGVLAAIAVAGVWWQRRANS, from the coding sequence GTGAAAGCGGATCGACGAACTGCTGTTGCGGTCGCGGCGCTGGTTGTCGTTCTGGCCGCTGTTACCATTGCCGTCCCAGCCGTCCTTGCCCAGCAGTCCGCTCCGGATTCATCGTCCGGCGAGCTGACACGGGGTGAGCCCGACCTCGACGCCTTCCTGCCCGAGCCGGAGCTCAACGCTGGCACCGAGGAATCGATCGAGATTCAGCTGCAAAACCGGGGCGACCTTGATACTGGCACCCAGAGCGAGCGTGTGACGACCGCCCGTGGCCTCTCAGTCGAAGTCGTTGATGAGGGGCCGTTTGACGTGAAGTCGGGCCAGTCCTCGCTGGGGTCGTTACCCGAGGGTGAGAGCATCAGCGCAACACAGCGCATCGAAGCGCCCGATGATCTCGATCCGGGCGAGTACGAGATCACCGTCGAAGCCGACTACGCCTACACGTGGCAGGTGTCGGATAACTCCGGAACGCGCTCGGACAGGACCAACAGTGAACGGTTCGATCTCACGATCGTCGTTCCCGACGAGCCACGGTTTGACATCTCCAATGTTGACACGGACGTCCAGCCTGGCGGGGACGGACCGGCAACACTAACTGTCGAAAACGTCGGCGCACAGGCTGCAAACGCGACGCAGGCGACGATCAGTGGTGGCGGCGGCATAACGGTTGACGGCGGCACTGCCGAAGAGCTACTCGGCGATCTCGAACCGGATGAGTCAGCATCGGTCACGGTTGATGTGGAGATCCCCCAGACGACAAGTGGCGGCGAAAAGCCCATCCAGCTTGACCTTAGCTATCGAGATGGCGCCGGGATCGAACGACAGGCCGGGCCCGAAACGGCCAGTCTCGCTCCGGCAGCCGAACAGCGGTTTGCTATCGATACCATAGAGGATACGCTGTCGGTTGGCTACGACGGCGAGGTCACCGGGAATATCACGAACGAGGGGCCCCGGAACGTTGACGACGCAGTACTGATCGTTGAGCCCCAGAGTGAGTCGCTGTTCATCGAGGATACGCGGTACGCACTGCCCGAACTGGATGCAGGGGAGACAACCTCGTTCAGATATCCGACTGACGTGAGTGGGCAGGCAGATGAAGGGCCACGCCAGCTCCAGTTCACAGTCGAATACGGCTCCGGGGACCGATCGACGGGACAGGATGGCCCGATCTCCCAGCGTGTCGTGGTGGATCCTCGGACTGACGAATTCTCGCTGGATGGCGTAGAGACGACAGTTCGGCAGGGTGAGACTGCAGACCTGATCATAGAAATCACGAACCAGCGGCCCGAAACACTCTCAAATATCGATGCAGCCCTGTACACGGATAGCCCGCTGGAAAGTGAGGACGACGAGGCGTTCGTCCCCTCGCTTGCACCGGATGAGTCCGCCGAGATCCGGTTCGATATGACCGCAGCGGAGAACGCACAGGTCCAGACGTATCCGGTCGAGCTCGACTTCCAGTACGATACCGAGCGTGGTGACACGACTGTCTCCGATACCTACCAGTTCCCGGTCGATGTCGAGGAAGGGGTAGAAGATGATGATGGTGGGCTGCTCGCTCTTCTGTTCCCGATCGGCGGTGTCCTCGCGGCTATCGCCGTTGCTGGAGTCTGGTGGCAGCGGCGGGCAAACAGCTGA
- a CDS encoding efflux RND transporter permease subunit, with protein sequence MSSADTDQAEDSRLTRWVNTAITTRPWTVVFVFVVITAVFLGAIAVSEGEEEAGADQFTEGSDAQEAFDEIQEEFRDEGRDTGGTTAQLFVEDDRNVLSKPSLLRMLTFQDRIETEDGLRVESSTSPASLVAEQLDPDATTAEDKYRTIERTPQRQLDQAIADADETAGLPVSTDFKPESGSASVAQVAITYNTPPNAETSDTADLQFQTQDIADSIEGYESGENVILFGDAIIEEETLQLLSDTAIVVFPAAIILIIFFLGVAYRDPIDLMLGLVSLVLTFIWTFGFMTLAEIPFSDQLITVFALLLAVGIDFGIHIINRYREERELGKQIEESMRITTQQLLIALLIVTLTTVFSLLANLISDVTRDFGIVGTAGIIFTFLIFGIFLPAGKVGADTLREGTRFPEFGTSPLGKEDSALGRVLTVGVTISKVAPVVFLVTVLALGVGATAYGTGVDTEFDEQAFFPDEDRIEQYESLPGPLQPGEYTFIQVLSYLEDDFEQGFQDSVTIYVDDNDLRSDRGLTEIDRALYDPDDAFKSEGRQADAESILSVIESHESADPEFARTVQRYDGSGDGIPDRNVDVVYDDLFDSPAGDQARDRLTTDRTGAVIDVQVDVDAEQEEAVAAARALAEDMRLDATATGQLVIFESILEEITDASLNSLLVAFVLTMVFLVLSYWWLEGRAVYGVLNLVPVLLAVALLAGSMRAFDIPLSPINAPILSVSIGLGVDYTVHFMHRFVDEFEDGKSIQDALQTTVRGTGGALTGSMLTTVSGLGVLYLALIPLIMEFGLLLALGVFYAWLSSVLVLPSAIVVWDRVSTGEFVPSWLARA encoded by the coding sequence ATGAGTTCAGCAGACACTGATCAGGCGGAGGACTCCCGTCTCACACGGTGGGTCAACACAGCAATCACAACGCGCCCCTGGACGGTCGTTTTCGTCTTCGTTGTGATCACTGCCGTCTTCCTGGGGGCGATCGCCGTCAGCGAGGGCGAAGAGGAGGCCGGTGCCGATCAGTTCACCGAAGGCTCGGACGCACAGGAAGCGTTCGATGAGATCCAAGAGGAGTTCCGGGACGAGGGGCGTGATACCGGCGGGACAACGGCACAGCTGTTCGTGGAGGACGATCGAAACGTCCTCTCGAAGCCGTCGCTGTTACGGATGTTAACCTTCCAGGACCGTATCGAGACCGAAGACGGGTTGCGTGTCGAGTCCTCGACGAGTCCGGCCTCGCTTGTCGCAGAGCAGCTCGATCCCGACGCGACGACAGCTGAAGACAAGTATCGCACGATCGAGCGCACGCCACAGCGCCAGCTCGACCAGGCGATTGCGGACGCCGACGAGACGGCTGGGCTGCCCGTCAGCACGGATTTCAAACCGGAGTCGGGGTCGGCGTCGGTCGCGCAGGTGGCAATCACGTACAATACCCCGCCAAACGCGGAGACGAGTGATACGGCCGATCTCCAGTTCCAGACACAGGATATCGCGGACAGCATTGAGGGATACGAGTCCGGCGAGAACGTCATCCTCTTCGGCGATGCGATCATCGAAGAGGAGACACTTCAGTTGCTCAGCGACACGGCGATCGTCGTCTTCCCCGCGGCGATTATCCTGATCATCTTCTTCCTCGGTGTTGCGTATCGGGATCCGATCGATCTCATGCTGGGGCTCGTCTCCCTCGTACTGACGTTTATCTGGACGTTTGGCTTCATGACGCTCGCCGAGATCCCGTTCTCGGATCAGCTGATCACCGTCTTCGCGCTGTTGCTCGCCGTCGGGATCGACTTCGGAATCCATATTATCAATCGCTATCGGGAAGAACGGGAGCTGGGCAAACAGATCGAGGAGTCGATGCGGATCACCACCCAGCAGCTCCTGATTGCCCTCCTGATCGTTACGCTGACGACCGTGTTTAGCCTGCTGGCGAACCTCATCAGCGATGTCACCCGTGACTTCGGGATCGTCGGCACTGCCGGGATCATCTTTACGTTCCTCATCTTCGGAATCTTCCTCCCCGCCGGGAAGGTGGGCGCTGACACGCTCCGCGAGGGAACGCGATTCCCCGAGTTTGGAACGAGCCCGCTCGGAAAAGAAGACTCCGCGCTGGGGCGAGTGCTCACGGTGGGTGTGACGATCTCGAAAGTCGCCCCAGTGGTGTTTCTCGTCACAGTGCTCGCACTCGGTGTCGGGGCGACCGCGTATGGGACCGGCGTCGATACCGAGTTCGACGAGCAGGCCTTCTTCCCGGACGAGGATCGGATCGAGCAGTACGAGTCGTTGCCCGGACCGCTCCAGCCGGGTGAGTACACGTTCATACAGGTGCTCTCGTATCTCGAAGACGACTTCGAGCAGGGGTTCCAGGACTCGGTGACAATATATGTCGACGACAATGACTTACGATCCGATCGCGGCCTCACGGAGATCGACCGTGCGCTCTACGACCCCGACGATGCCTTCAAGTCCGAGGGGCGGCAGGCTGATGCCGAGTCGATCCTCAGTGTGATCGAGTCCCACGAATCGGCGGATCCCGAGTTCGCCCGAACTGTTCAACGGTACGACGGAAGCGGTGACGGGATCCCGGACCGGAACGTCGACGTGGTGTATGATGATCTGTTCGACTCGCCCGCGGGCGATCAGGCACGGGACCGCTTGACGACCGACCGAACTGGGGCTGTGATCGACGTGCAGGTCGACGTCGATGCCGAACAGGAGGAGGCAGTGGCTGCCGCCCGCGCGCTCGCGGAGGACATGCGTCTCGATGCGACGGCGACCGGACAGCTCGTCATCTTCGAGTCGATCCTCGAAGAGATCACGGATGCGTCGTTGAACAGCCTGCTCGTCGCGTTCGTCCTCACCATGGTCTTTCTGGTGCTTTCGTACTGGTGGCTCGAAGGGCGGGCGGTCTACGGCGTGCTCAACCTCGTCCCGGTGTTGCTCGCCGTGGCGTTGCTGGCCGGGTCGATGCGGGCGTTTGATATCCCACTCTCACCGATCAACGCGCCGATTCTGTCGGTGTCGATCGGGCTTGGCGTCGACTACACCGTCCACTTCATGCACCGCTTTGTCGACGAGTTCGAGGACGGGAAAAGCATACAGGACGCCCTCCAGACGACAGTGCGTGGGACTGGAGGCGCGCTCACCGGCAGCATGCTGACGACGGTGAGTGGCCTCGGGGTGCTGTATCTGGCGTTGATCCCACTGATCATGGAGTTCGGCCTGCTGCTCGCACTGGGTGTCTTCTACGCGTGGCTGAGCTCGGTGCTCGTGTTGCCCTCCGCGATCGTCGTCTGGGATCGCGTCTCGACCGGCGAGTTCGTCCCGTCGTGGCTGGCACGGGCGTGA
- a CDS encoding BGTF surface domain-containing protein: MTSNTESYRKKGRAVFLAAIMVLSMVAMSASFAGVAAANEASLEFNDQAVDGTDITVEDVTADAGNYVVVHEGDDTDGDVVGITQVGDIDGEDVVVTVAEDDDVDGETVEEASPGEHTVEIYEDVDDLSGAQDVDQTATVFGGVITFDPADQDEPVTELEVDNAILNDGEDADYFVSITNEDGDILGVSEEQTGDEDDIEVELDTVLTHESSPYDLDANVHFSDDGAAGDMVPQGAETLSDDATLTVNEDTEADIAGELGVDVYYSDYSDLSGSLVWSGQEIAVDGFDNNEDVQLRTYDDGSTSLVTELSANSAGVVTVDLDRDADNYYLTGSGGENDPDQADTFELAVQDLDAEFEADEVSDITDDFELDVESNRGSYALEVSADGLDEEDLEDIFGGAVDSVDEDDETVTLDRGSDRTFALDFTGVDADDYDFDFDVVDTTASDSASVTVTETGDEEVEIVDAELIDRGDVSEIEIALEATDEGTIILGDEDEVGYETEVFVEDNDDHDTITLEFNSFTAGGDGDWGEQFDSEDVWSVQEDDVDLTVEEDTNLNRPLAAGDYELFAETAAGDETDTGFVTISEYSGPSDSATWTAPADDNAEDLDDVFGDDAVVSQTDEFAHGDQVLLSIDDFGLEGAVEHFDEDELGDLLTTDRDDEGAVLSFLEGDVSPNADPDVWYVGNDDKFDDIYDTTGAEEEIDVTILEDGDDNEYDGTLVISVDEPAEEFYGDDTDELDVEFDVNYNVFEDSFFASDDDALTGEFDIEDRELEWDDSAEEVPAQADAEMTGETNVAAGSEVDTRARAAGVFTMTSTVEVDDDGVFTAVYDFEGEEVGQTFDLRAQDGSFSTDYEDEIESTLVEAEEEPEEEEAFFEVSDLNPEDAEVDQGDLIDVSATITNTGDEEGTQDVSLTLDGDAIATEEVTLDGDEDYTVEFEDVDTAELDGEYEHGVATDDDSQTGTLTVNVDEDEEEDDDVEEDDDVEEDDDVEEDDDVEEPEDDDDQPGFGLMVAVLSLLGAALLARRRNNN; the protein is encoded by the coding sequence ATGACAAGCAATACAGAATCATATCGCAAAAAGGGACGCGCAGTGTTCCTGGCCGCGATTATGGTACTTTCGATGGTTGCAATGTCCGCATCGTTCGCGGGCGTCGCAGCCGCCAACGAAGCGAGCCTGGAGTTCAATGACCAGGCTGTTGACGGTACTGATATTACCGTCGAGGATGTAACGGCAGATGCAGGTAATTATGTTGTCGTCCACGAGGGCGACGACACTGACGGAGACGTTGTCGGTATCACACAGGTTGGTGATATCGACGGCGAAGACGTAGTGGTCACCGTAGCTGAGGACGACGATGTTGACGGCGAGACAGTTGAAGAGGCCTCGCCTGGCGAGCACACGGTTGAGATCTACGAAGATGTAGATGACCTCAGCGGTGCTCAAGATGTCGATCAGACCGCTACGGTCTTTGGTGGTGTGATCACTTTCGACCCAGCTGATCAGGACGAGCCTGTGACTGAGCTTGAAGTCGATAATGCAATCCTCAATGACGGCGAAGACGCTGACTACTTCGTCTCCATCACCAACGAGGACGGCGATATCCTCGGCGTCAGTGAAGAGCAGACTGGTGACGAGGACGACATTGAAGTTGAACTCGATACGGTCCTCACCCACGAGTCTAGTCCATACGACCTAGACGCCAACGTGCACTTCTCCGATGACGGCGCAGCTGGCGACATGGTCCCACAGGGCGCTGAAACCCTGAGTGACGATGCGACGCTGACGGTCAACGAGGATACGGAAGCTGACATCGCTGGAGAACTCGGCGTTGACGTCTACTACTCCGACTACAGTGATCTGTCCGGATCGCTTGTCTGGAGCGGCCAGGAAATCGCTGTTGACGGCTTCGACAACAACGAAGACGTTCAGCTTCGGACCTACGATGATGGGTCTACAAGCCTTGTTACGGAACTGAGTGCAAATAGCGCTGGTGTCGTAACGGTTGATCTTGACCGTGACGCTGACAACTACTACTTGACTGGTAGTGGCGGTGAGAACGACCCAGATCAGGCTGACACCTTCGAGCTGGCAGTTCAGGACCTCGACGCTGAGTTCGAAGCTGACGAAGTCAGCGACATCACGGATGACTTTGAGCTTGACGTTGAGTCCAACCGTGGCTCCTACGCGCTCGAAGTGTCCGCTGACGGCCTCGACGAAGAGGATCTTGAAGACATCTTCGGCGGCGCTGTCGATAGCGTCGACGAGGATGACGAAACCGTGACGCTCGACCGCGGTAGCGACCGCACGTTCGCGCTTGACTTCACGGGCGTTGACGCTGACGACTACGACTTCGACTTCGACGTTGTCGACACTACGGCCTCCGACAGCGCCTCTGTGACCGTCACCGAGACGGGTGACGAGGAAGTCGAAATTGTCGACGCGGAGCTGATCGATCGCGGTGACGTCTCCGAGATCGAGATCGCTCTCGAAGCAACTGACGAAGGCACCATCATCCTCGGCGACGAGGATGAGGTCGGCTACGAAACCGAAGTCTTCGTTGAGGACAACGATGACCACGACACCATCACGCTCGAGTTCAACAGCTTCACGGCTGGCGGTGATGGTGATTGGGGCGAGCAGTTCGACAGTGAGGATGTCTGGTCCGTTCAGGAAGACGATGTTGACCTGACGGTCGAGGAAGATACGAATCTCAACCGTCCGCTTGCGGCCGGTGACTACGAACTGTTCGCTGAGACCGCTGCTGGTGACGAGACTGACACTGGCTTCGTGACGATCTCGGAGTACAGTGGTCCGTCCGACAGCGCAACTTGGACCGCACCTGCTGACGATAACGCCGAGGACCTCGACGATGTCTTCGGTGACGACGCAGTTGTCAGCCAGACTGACGAGTTCGCACACGGTGATCAGGTCCTCCTGAGCATCGACGACTTCGGTCTGGAAGGCGCTGTTGAACACTTCGACGAAGATGAGCTCGGCGACCTCCTCACCACAGACCGTGATGACGAGGGTGCCGTTCTCAGCTTCCTCGAAGGTGATGTCTCCCCGAACGCTGACCCCGACGTCTGGTACGTTGGTAACGACGACAAGTTCGACGACATCTACGACACCACCGGTGCCGAAGAAGAGATTGACGTCACCATCCTCGAAGACGGTGACGACAACGAGTACGACGGTACGCTCGTCATCTCCGTTGACGAGCCTGCCGAGGAGTTCTACGGTGACGACACCGACGAACTCGACGTTGAGTTCGACGTGAACTACAACGTCTTCGAGGATAGCTTCTTCGCCAGTGACGATGACGCCCTCACGGGCGAATTCGACATTGAGGACCGCGAACTTGAGTGGGACGACTCCGCTGAGGAAGTGCCCGCTCAGGCTGATGCCGAGATGACTGGTGAGACCAACGTTGCAGCTGGCAGCGAGGTCGACACCCGCGCTCGCGCAGCCGGTGTCTTCACGATGACCTCGACCGTTGAAGTCGACGACGACGGTGTCTTCACCGCTGTCTACGACTTCGAGGGCGAGGAAGTTGGACAGACGTTCGACCTCCGCGCACAGGACGGTAGCTTCTCGACTGACTACGAAGACGAGATTGAGTCCACGCTCGTCGAAGCAGAAGAAGAACCTGAGGAAGAAGAAGCCTTCTTCGAGGTCTCTGACCTCAACCCCGAGGACGCTGAAGTTGATCAGGGCGACCTGATCGACGTCTCGGCCACGATCACCAACACTGGTGACGAGGAAGGTACCCAGGACGTCTCCCTCACGCTCGACGGTGACGCCATCGCCACTGAAGAGGTTACCCTCGACGGTGACGAGGACTACACTGTTGAGTTCGAGGATGTCGACACTGCTGAGCTCGACGGCGAGTACGAGCACGGTGTCGCCACCGACGATGACAGTCAGACCGGAACGCTGACCGTCAACGTCGATGAGGACGAGGAAGAAGATGACGACGTCGAAGAAGACGATGACGTCGAAGAAGATGACGACGTCGAAGAGGACGATGACGTCGAGGAACCCGAAGATGACGACGACCAGCCCGGCTTCGGCCTGATGGTCGCTGTCCTCTCGCTCCTCGGTGCTGCACTCCTCGCACGCCGTCGTAACAACAACTAA